The Anopheles moucheti chromosome 3, idAnoMoucSN_F20_07, whole genome shotgun sequence genome contains the following window.
AGTTCAGCAGGAAATAGTGGTTATAGTAAATGCATACTTCTTACTTCGCTACAAGTCAGTTGAGCATTGCCGAATCTTGCTGTTCTGCCTGCTCCCATTTTGCCCTACAGTTTATAATTCTCAGTCCAATAATATTTCTTTAACATTGTTCTTATCACAACAGTGAGCCTCCATGGACGAGACTGCTCACTCAACCAGCACGGTACGCTTCAGCAACGGTCTCAGCAGGTTGGCGACACGCAGCTTGTACCTGTGGAATAGAAAAGTGACACAATTCCGTTTACCTAAACGTGGCTTCATGTCATATCCTGTCGAGGGAACAACATTTACTTCCGCTTATGCTTACGCTTCTTCTTTCCGGCTGGTTGTTTGGGCGTTTGTTGTGGTGCTGGTTCGGCCAACTCACGGCTATCTTCGTTCGATTCCACCAAATCCGGATCTCGTGTTGCTGGAGCTTTGTCCACCTTAGTTATCAATATGGGGATGGTCTGTTGTGTAGACTCTTGTACGGTGTTAAGACGGAACGGGATTTCATCACGCTTGGGATTGAAAAAGAACGATAGCCCCTGGCCCAAAAGGCTGGCTGGCAGATTGGCGGGCAGGCCTTGGTACGGGAAGTCACTGGCGATCGACGCATCGGATGCTGGAGCCGCTGTCGtcgtgctggtggtgctggagGAAGACAAACTGGCCCCACCCGCAACAGAAGTTGATCCCGAGATGCTACCGTACGATTCCTCCGAACTGTCGTATTCCGATTCGCCGCCTGCAGCGAGTTGCGATGCAAACAGATCCAACAGTGTCGCTCCGGCAAGTGATGCGGATGGAGGCATTTCGGGAGCGGGAAGCGCAAGCATTACACCATCCACCGACACGTGCACGTTGGCCGTTCCATTCTGACGCTGATCGAACACCAGATCGTATTCATTCTCGAAACTATCGTCATAATCACTGTCGTCGTCGAGGAAGCTCGATACGGGCAATGAATCGATTCGTACCACTGTTAGCACAAGCAAAAAGCCCACCGAACGAACACTCCAAAATGTGCCCATGCTTGACGAAGGGTTAACTACGGCAGTACAATGAACTAACGGGCACAGGTTCCGGATCGCTACTAGCACCCAATCCGATCGGAGATGTTGCTCCGAACACAGCCTGATATGGAGTGAAGATTCTAGTGCTGGACCACAAGCATCCGACCCGTCCACTGGCAGAATTGGTTATGTTTTCCCGTTCTCTGGGAAGAATGTCCACAGGAAGATCGACACCGATCGTATCCCACTCACTCTCTCGTGAAAGTGCTTTCTTCGTGGTGCAACTTTTTTTGACCAGTGCCATAAAATCTCGATTCTCGCGTGCAATTCTGTTGGATAGCCTTGAAAGCGTTTCCATCACGGTTACACATTCTGGCTTGCTTATGCACAGTGGAGTCTGCATTGCTTTCCATGTACAGTGTTTGAGAATTTAGGGCTACAACAGGAGGCTACCTTTAACGATTTAACTAGGGCTTATGTTGCGTAAATATTAAATGGCATACTTCTAGAACTAGGAGCAGTCCGTACGGCGGCTTTTGATCTGAAACTTTCCGAGTCAATATTTGTTCAGTATATCCTTCGGTATCATAGAATGTATTACTTCGGTATCACTTGATATACTGTCATATATAATGCATCCAAATATTCTATGCGAAATATTTATAACAACCTGGAGCAAAATGTGAGGATTGTGGTTGCATTTGGTTTGTTACTCACTGTGCACACCATCCTACGACTTTCACAACGCGTTCTATAGTCTTAAGTCCGGTTCCCATTAGCtcggtccagccaaaacgttTCACCCAAGGGGTCACTCTGAAACGAGAGACGtaagaaaatgatgaaaacatCAATACCACTTGCTAGAAACCTCCACTTTGAAGCTCTACCGTAGAGAGAAAGCATAACCCGGCAAGTACCCGTGGTCAAGCTGCCAGAAGAGACAGAGAAGCAAAGAACCACATCCTCCAGGGCCACATCCCGAACAGGTTACCCCAAGCGTGCCAGGAGATGCCACCAACTTCACCCCATGACAGGGGTGGCATAGTATTCGGAGGGAGAGCTTTCGTTCCCTCCTCAAGATTCCTTGGGGTCAACGTAACTAACCGTTTCTTTGCCGTTTTTCTTCAATTCGAGTTTGTTTTAGCGCTGCGTGAAAGCTCGATCATCAGTTGAGATGTTTCTAGGCTAGAGGATGGAATAGGTGAAGTGTGTATGGGCAAAATAACATCGGTTTATggatgtgctttttttgtccGATCAAACTATAACAACTGGGGTTGGGGGGGGATAATTGACACTATCCGGAGACTTTTGGGGTTTTAAAAAGCTTTCTTGGCCGCCTTTGTTGTTACACAGGAAACATAAGCTAAGGGCGCATAACTCGATCGGAGGTATCGTGCTGGACTTAGAGGTGACCTTCGCCGGAAGCTGTCACGAAGAAGCGTTTTGTGTTGGACTGCGCCGAAGGCATGGAACGGTACTTCTCGGTGGTATCCAGTGAGTATTGAATTTCTTTTCTACTTGCGGCCAATTTCAGTAGCTTCTATTTCCGTGCCTAATGACGCCAGCAAGCGTGGTGTCGAATGCAAATAGAGGTTGCGTGAGTTCTTATGGCCGTTTGGCACGTCACAGAGCAGTAAACGAGTGTAATTAGGCCAATTTCTACTTTACCAATTGCATTCGGTAGCTGGACGAGGTAGAATGCATGGAAATTATTGTACACCAGAGGGTCTGTCATGGCATGTCACAACGCAGAGCATAAATGGAGCTTTCGCGATAAGCTTCTACATGAGCCTAGTTTTGGATACATATCTGAGTGTGATCTAGATTATCTCATGGCGCTGGCTCACATTATCAGGCAAACCAGCTTCAACTCTGAAACATTTCTGGTGTAGCCAATGCTGTGGccgacaaatattttcttgatctttattataaactattattaaactcGTAACCGAAGGAGCAGACCTTTTCACGTTGGCTGTTGGATCCAGACTGAGTTGTGCAGACTGCTAACGCTGCACgatctgtatgtgtgttgtatccgtgaatacaatcccttgcattgttttcagtgCAACTGCTTGCGCAGTTGCGCTTGTAAGGACGGGGAACTGTATTCCAGGaattgctgtcgttgttgggGATTGCGACTGTTCTCTATGTGCTATTGTCCTCTCTTGTTCTCTATGTGCTGATGCGTCTGGGAGTTGTGGCCGGTTCGCCACACTGGCatgacacaaaaaaacaccacttCAACCCCAAAAAAAGTGGTGCGAATCACCTTCAACGAGGTGAACGATGCAGAGCAAACATCGAAACATCACTCGCTTAGTTTGTGTTCTTCGTCGTCACCTCCCGGCTTCTCGATCGTGCACGGAGCCAACAGTCCCGCTGCGTATCAAATGCGACATGTGCTCGATAACGACATTCACCGGAAAGTAGGTCGCGGAATATAACGGAATCGTTGGGGATCACCGGCCTttcctttttgtgtttgtgtgtgtgtttttttcttgatgTTCTTTCATTCTTTCTCCGATACAATGGTCCCGCGCTCTCTTTTCCTAGCATTTAGTCCTGTCCAAGATCGTTCTTCTGTAGGTTTCGTATTGAATTTCCCACAAGTACTGTTTTTGCGATTAATCATTCGAAAATGTCCAATTCTGCGCGATGACGAGCTGCATTTTCAAGTCCCAGTTCCccacgatcacgatcgtaCCAGAGAGAAAGTCGTCCAGCCTGCGATTCTAGAGCAGAAAAATCGCTCCAAGGAATCCACTGTAGATTATTCTTAAAATACTCATCTTCCCGTACTCCGCATCGCCGAAATTCTTCAGGATCACCTCTTCCAACGGGTCCTACATTACGTCATTACATTATCACGTAGTCGTACACGGTACCGCGGGGCCCGAGCCTCGTGGTATCAGATTCGTTTGGTTCGTGGAAAATGGTAGCGAAGTGTCAAGGTTCCCCTTGTTCccaaacacaaaacccacTAACGCCGAACGCCCCACCGAGATCGAGTAGAATATGGCTTTTATTTGGCACGATGgcatcaataaataaaacagcagTTAAAAGGCAGTTTCTTTTAGCGCAATTGCACCCCGACTAAGCTCGCGAATCGCACGAGCTGCGGGAGATCATCCGTCCTTAGCACGCTTAACCTATAACCTAGCCACTATACGGGGGAGCTGCTCCTGTGCCGTGGCTCACGGTTGCACAAACTGACAGACGCCATAGCTGTCCCGCTTCCGGTCCGGGCCGCACTGTTCCTGTGCGCCAAGTAGCCGCAGCTCGTCCCAGTCCCCGTCCAGTGCGTCGGCATCGTTCTGCTCTAAATCGTCGTAGCGGTATTCGTTGTCGGGTTGTAGCTGGAGCTGCGTCATGTCGACGTCGGAGCGCAACGGCTCAAACTCTAGGCTGTCGAAGGAGGAAGGTGGATGGTGAGAATGGTACACGACCAGCCTGTTGTCCCCGGCGATACCGTCACGTCCCGGCGGTTCGGCCACGTTTCCGGCGTCGTTGCTCCGGCCAAGCAGTAGCGAGGAGGTGGTTCCGTCACGTTGTGGGTTGTGGTCCCCGTCACCAGGAAGGAGGTGATTGTTAGTGGCACTACTACTACCAGCGGCTACTACCAGGGTGTTAGTGTTAGGATACCCGCCGACCCGCAAAGCCCGCCCGCTGCCTTGCCCGCCGACCGGGAAGACCCGGGCGGTGTGCGGCTGGGGATAGTTACCTGACGCAGCCGGGAACCGAACCAAACGGCTCGACGACGCCGGTTCCACGCTGAACGTGAACGATGGTTTCCGGCCCGGCGAACTCGTATCGGCTCCATCAACGCTGCGCGCACTGCTGGACAGATCCACCTTGTACGGTGTTCGGC
Protein-coding sequences here:
- the LOC128304873 gene encoding uncharacterized protein LOC128304873, with product MGTFWSVRSVGFLLVLTVVRIDSLPVSSFLDDDSDYDDSFENEYDLVFDQRQNGTANVHVSVDGVMLALPAPEMPPSASLAGATLLDLFASQLAAGGESEYDSSEESYGSISGSTSVAGGASLSSSSTTSTTTAAPASDASIASDFPYQGLPANLPASLLGQGLSFFFNPKRDEIPFRLNTVQESTQQTIPILITKVDKAPATRDPDLVESNEDSRELAEPAPQQTPKQPAGKKKRKHKRKYKLRVANLLRPLLKRTVLVE